In a single window of the Phaeobacter sp. G2 genome:
- a CDS encoding alpha/beta hydrolase, which yields MDKSLMDLTPAPYFAEIAEGPETGQAHWATTDDGLRIRIGHWLPTGDEPVKGPVIKGPVKGTVLIFPGRTEYVEKYGPAAADFNQRGYAALAVDWRGQGLGERMLADRRLGHVEEFGDFQKDVAAVVKLAKQLQLPEPWYLLGHSMGGAIGLRALMEGLPVKACAFSAPMWGILIPNTMKPVARVLGGLAPVLGMGDKRVPTTTQGHYVETAPFKGNTLTNDPAMYQLMIDQLKAQPDLVLGGPTINWLSEGLKECETLAERPSPVLPCLTFLGAQEQIVNSAAVKDRMARWPGGELDLIDPAQHEIVMEGQETRRRVFDKMTQLFDQYR from the coding sequence ATGGACAAAAGCCTGATGGACCTGACCCCCGCGCCCTATTTTGCTGAAATCGCAGAAGGACCCGAAACCGGACAGGCCCATTGGGCAACCACCGATGACGGGTTACGCATTCGCATCGGTCACTGGCTGCCAACCGGGGATGAGCCGGTAAAAGGCCCAGTAATAAAAGGCCCAGTAAAAGGCACTGTGCTGATCTTTCCCGGCCGCACCGAATATGTCGAAAAATACGGCCCCGCCGCCGCTGATTTCAACCAGCGCGGCTATGCCGCTTTGGCAGTGGATTGGCGTGGACAGGGGCTGGGCGAACGCATGCTTGCTGATCGCCGCCTGGGTCACGTGGAAGAATTTGGCGACTTTCAAAAAGACGTGGCAGCGGTTGTGAAGCTGGCCAAGCAGCTGCAACTGCCGGAACCCTGGTATCTCTTGGGCCATTCCATGGGCGGTGCAATTGGCCTGCGCGCTCTGATGGAGGGCCTGCCGGTCAAGGCCTGCGCCTTTTCTGCGCCCATGTGGGGCATCCTCATCCCCAACACGATGAAGCCCGTAGCCCGGGTCCTTGGTGGCCTGGCGCCCGTTTTAGGAATGGGCGACAAGCGCGTCCCGACAACGACCCAGGGCCATTATGTGGAAACCGCGCCCTTCAAGGGCAATACCCTGACCAATGATCCGGCGATGTATCAGTTGATGATTGACCAGCTGAAGGCGCAGCCCGATCTGGTCTTGGGCGGGCCCACCATCAACTGGTTGAGCGAAGGGCTGAAGGAATGCGAAACACTGGCCGAGCGCCCCTCACCGGTATTGCCATGCCTTACCTTTCTTGGCGCGCAAGAGCAGATCGTCAACAGCGCGGCGGTCAAGGATCGCATGGCGCGCTGGCCCGGTGGCGAGTTGGACCTGATTGATCCGGCGCAGCACGAGATCGTGATGGAGGGCCAGGAGACCCGCCGCAGGGTTTTTGACAAGATGACCCAGCTGTTTGACCAATACCGGTAG
- a CDS encoding SCP2 sterol-binding domain-containing protein: protein MSDTLEQAAAAMNEKMAGSDFSATAKFAIEGLGSIVLDGNGARVSDDEADVTMSADAETFQGILTGEVNPTSAFMSGKLTIDGDMGTAMQLASALA, encoded by the coding sequence ATGAGCGACACACTCGAACAAGCCGCCGCCGCCATGAACGAAAAAATGGCTGGTAGTGATTTCTCGGCCACCGCAAAATTTGCCATCGAAGGCCTTGGCTCCATCGTGCTGGACGGCAATGGCGCCCGCGTCAGCGACGACGAGGCAGATGTCACCATGTCCGCCGATGCAGAGACCTTTCAGGGCATCCTGACCGGCGAAGTGAACCCAACCAGCGCCTTTATGTCCGGCAAACTCACCATCGACGGTGACATGGGCACAGCCATGCAGCTGGCATCGGCGCTGGCCTAA
- a CDS encoding LysR family transcriptional regulator translates to MLELTPLRYFMSALEMGSFSHAARANGVSQPTVSAAIQKLEDLMGGDLFYRHRRGLTVTPLGERLYAEAAGSVAQLSGMVQRLQASERRLLRIHCPPDVLLASFTAGFRALRLAHPETYLSFAPVLEEADLALISESCVPAGHDFFPLRTESYGVALPQAHVLAAGSSVDLADLRDEARIHRPYCPNADSMPDEQGLIPLPPAQALHDQQVLDLVAAGLGVAFVPMSHDGIHGGVTVRPLRNAPEVFRTLGVSSRKTVFARQFAQFLVAARQ, encoded by the coding sequence ATGTTAGAACTCACGCCGCTCCGATACTTTATGAGCGCCCTGGAGATGGGCTCGTTCAGCCATGCGGCCAGGGCCAATGGGGTGAGCCAGCCGACGGTCTCGGCAGCGATTCAAAAGCTTGAGGACCTGATGGGCGGCGACCTGTTCTATCGGCACAGGCGCGGCCTGACAGTGACGCCGCTGGGAGAGCGGCTCTATGCCGAGGCAGCGGGCAGCGTGGCGCAGCTGTCTGGGATGGTGCAGCGGTTGCAGGCCAGCGAGCGGCGTCTGTTGCGCATTCACTGCCCGCCGGATGTGCTGCTGGCGTCCTTTACGGCCGGGTTTCGCGCACTCAGGTTGGCGCACCCAGAGACCTATCTGTCCTTTGCACCCGTGCTGGAGGAGGCAGATCTGGCCCTGATCAGTGAAAGCTGCGTCCCCGCAGGCCATGACTTTTTCCCACTGCGCACAGAAAGCTACGGAGTCGCTCTGCCGCAGGCACATGTTCTGGCAGCCGGGAGCAGTGTTGATTTGGCGGATTTAAGAGACGAGGCCCGTATTCATCGGCCCTATTGTCCCAATGCAGACAGCATGCCGGACGAGCAGGGGTTAATACCCTTGCCACCTGCGCAGGCTTTACATGATCAGCAGGTTCTGGATCTTGTCGCTGCCGGGTTGGGGGTGGCCTTTGTGCCGATGTCCCATGACGGCATCCATGGGGGTGTCACTGTCCGGCCTCTGCGCAACGCGCCGGAGGTGTTCCGAACTCTGGGGGTTTCCAGCCGAAAAACGGTCTTTGCCCGGCAGTTTGCCCAGTTTTTGGTCGCGGCAAGGCAGTAG
- a CDS encoding phosphotransferase produces MNHPALPALPAELISTFQITRVLSLQEVPRAQIWHVETQRHGQAALKLYTAGHMGNEASGFPFLAALQGPVAQIYQVAQNAVLMEWLPGPSLGDIARNGGQAEADTALAQVAANIHTQSKALKLPGLTPLAAWFKALRAPAADLNLTGQARRTVQQAQSLAEALLANQEDLRPLHGDLHHENIRQGTGGYCAFDAKGLIGERCYELANAFRHPKGLEQDIYSADLIARRARLWGQVFDVSPKRLLQWSCAKTALSLVWRQGAVLQHDPELILLERLLVQHSRF; encoded by the coding sequence ATGAACCACCCAGCCCTGCCTGCCCTGCCAGCTGAGTTGATTTCGACGTTCCAGATCACCCGCGTCTTGTCACTGCAAGAGGTGCCGCGAGCACAGATCTGGCATGTGGAAACGCAGCGCCATGGTCAGGCGGCTTTGAAACTCTACACAGCAGGGCATATGGGCAACGAAGCCAGTGGTTTTCCTTTCCTGGCCGCATTGCAAGGCCCTGTGGCGCAGATCTACCAGGTCGCCCAGAACGCTGTGCTGATGGAATGGTTGCCGGGGCCTTCGCTGGGGGATATCGCCCGCAATGGCGGGCAGGCAGAGGCAGATACCGCTCTGGCTCAGGTCGCCGCGAACATTCACACCCAATCCAAGGCCCTAAAGCTGCCCGGCTTGACGCCTCTTGCCGCCTGGTTCAAAGCCCTGCGCGCGCCTGCAGCTGACCTGAACCTGACCGGCCAAGCCCGCCGCACAGTACAGCAGGCGCAAAGCCTGGCAGAGGCCCTGCTGGCCAACCAAGAAGACCTTCGCCCGTTGCATGGGGATCTGCATCACGAGAACATTCGTCAGGGCACAGGCGGCTATTGCGCGTTTGATGCCAAGGGGCTGATTGGCGAGCGCTGCTATGAATTGGCCAATGCCTTTCGCCATCCCAAAGGTCTGGAACAGGACATATATAGCGCCGATCTGATTGCCCGGCGCGCAAGGCTCTGGGGACAGGTCTTTGACGTGTCACCAAAGCGTCTGCTGCAATGGTCCTGTGCAAAAACTGCCTTGTCCCTAGTCTGGCGCCAGGGGGCGGTTCTGCAACACGACCCGGAACTGATCCTGCTGGAGCGGCTGCTGGTTCAGCACTCCAGGTTTTAA
- the rpoH gene encoding RNA polymerase sigma factor RpoH — translation MANYANLPAPTPEGGLNRYMQEIRKFPLLEPEEEYMLAKAWVEKEDSGAAHRMVTSHLRLAAKIAMGYRGYGLPQAEVISEANVGLMQAVKRFDPEKGFRLATYAMWWIRASIQEYVLRSWSMVKLGTTSAQKKLFFNLRKAKARIGALEEGDLRPENVARIAHDLGVTEDEVVSMNRRMSGGDASLNATVGSEGEGTMQWQDWLEDEDADQAGDYEARDELEARRELLAQALDVLNDREKDILTQRRLAEKVQTLEELSAEYGVSRERIRQIEVRAFEKLQKKMRELASAKGMLAAH, via the coding sequence ATGGCTAATTATGCAAATCTGCCCGCACCGACCCCCGAAGGCGGGTTGAACCGCTATATGCAAGAAATCCGTAAGTTCCCGCTGCTGGAACCGGAAGAAGAATACATGTTGGCCAAGGCCTGGGTGGAAAAAGAGGACTCTGGTGCGGCGCATCGGATGGTGACCTCGCACCTGCGCCTGGCGGCCAAGATCGCTATGGGCTACCGGGGCTATGGTCTGCCGCAGGCCGAAGTGATCTCTGAGGCCAATGTTGGCTTGATGCAGGCGGTGAAACGCTTTGATCCCGAAAAAGGCTTCCGTCTGGCGACCTATGCCATGTGGTGGATCCGCGCCTCGATCCAGGAATATGTCCTGCGCTCCTGGTCGATGGTCAAGCTGGGCACAACCTCGGCGCAAAAGAAACTGTTCTTTAACCTGCGCAAGGCCAAGGCCCGTATCGGTGCTCTGGAAGAGGGGGATCTGCGCCCCGAAAACGTTGCCAGGATTGCCCATGACCTTGGGGTGACCGAGGACGAAGTGGTCTCGATGAACCGCCGGATGTCCGGTGGCGACGCCTCTCTCAATGCCACTGTTGGCAGTGAGGGCGAGGGCACCATGCAGTGGCAGGACTGGCTTGAGGATGAAGACGCGGACCAGGCTGGTGACTATGAGGCCCGCGATGAGCTGGAAGCCCGTCGTGAGCTGTTGGCCCAGGCCCTGGACGTGCTGAACGACCGGGAAAAGGATATTCTCACCCAGCGTCGTCTGGCGGAGAAGGTGCAGACTCTGGAAGAGTTGAGCGCAGAATACGGCGTGAGCCGGGAGCGGATCCGCCAGATCGAGGTGCGGGCCTTTGAAAAGCTGCAAAAGAAAATGCGTGAGCTGGCCTCGGCCAAGGGTATGCTGGCAGCACATTAA
- a CDS encoding M3 family oligoendopeptidase, which translates to MLQLPFPVRDAPVRDANASSGSDELGNLPVWDLTDLYTSDDAPELSRDLDWLEQECSAFAADYQDKLADLDAAGLLNCVLRNEKINSIAGRIMSYAGLRYYQLTTDADRTKFMSDMQEKITIFTTPLVFFTLEINRIEDEALDAHFAANADLARYKPVFDRIRAMKPYQLSDELERFLHDLGVVGDAWERLFDETIAGLTFQVEGQELNIEGTLSLLTEQDRSKREAASRELARVFQANVKTFARVHNTQSKEKEIMDRWRGMPTPQTGRHLSNDVEPEVVEALREAVVAAYPKLSHRYYELKRKWLGLDRMQVWDRNAPLPMEDSRVVDWAQAEKTVMEAYEAFDPRMGELAAPFFSKGWIDAGVKPGKAPGAFAHPTVTDVHPYVMLNYLGKPRDVMTLAHELGHGVHQVLAAQQGEMLSSTPLTLAETASVFGEMLTFRKMLDGAETKEQRKILLAGKVEDMINTVVRQIAFYDFECKLHAARADGELTPDDINALWMSVQAESLGEAFDFMEGYETFWCYVPHFVHSPFYVYAYAFGDGLVNALYSVYAEGGEGFEDKYFDMLKAGGSKHHKELLAPFGLDASDPKFWDKGLSMISGMIDELEAMED; encoded by the coding sequence ATGTTGCAACTCCCCTTTCCCGTCCGTGATGCCCCCGTCCGTGATGCCAATGCCAGCTCTGGTTCTGATGAGCTGGGCAACCTGCCGGTCTGGGATCTCACCGATCTCTATACCTCCGATGACGCGCCAGAGCTGTCTCGCGATCTGGACTGGCTGGAGCAGGAATGCAGCGCCTTTGCCGCAGATTACCAAGATAAGCTGGCCGATCTGGATGCCGCCGGCCTGCTGAACTGCGTGCTGCGCAACGAAAAGATCAATTCCATTGCCGGGCGCATCATGTCCTATGCCGGTCTGCGCTATTACCAGCTGACCACGGATGCGGACCGCACCAAATTCATGTCCGACATGCAGGAGAAGATCACCATCTTCACCACGCCGCTGGTGTTTTTCACTTTGGAAATCAACCGCATCGAAGACGAGGCTCTGGACGCGCATTTTGCCGCCAATGCGGATCTTGCCCGCTACAAACCTGTGTTTGACCGCATCCGCGCCATGAAGCCCTATCAGCTCTCGGATGAGCTGGAGCGCTTCCTGCATGATCTGGGCGTGGTGGGCGACGCCTGGGAGCGGCTGTTCGACGAAACCATTGCCGGCTTGACCTTTCAGGTCGAGGGCCAGGAGCTGAACATCGAAGGCACCCTGAGCCTGCTGACCGAACAGGATCGCAGCAAACGCGAAGCCGCCTCGCGCGAATTGGCGCGGGTGTTTCAGGCCAATGTCAAAACCTTTGCCCGCGTCCACAACACCCAGTCCAAGGAAAAGGAAATCATGGACCGCTGGCGTGGCATGCCGACACCGCAAACTGGCCGCCATTTGTCCAATGATGTGGAACCCGAAGTGGTCGAGGCCCTGCGCGAAGCCGTGGTTGCCGCCTACCCCAAGCTGTCGCACCGCTATTACGAGCTGAAACGCAAATGGCTGGGGCTGGACCGCATGCAGGTCTGGGACCGCAACGCGCCGCTGCCGATGGAAGACAGCCGCGTCGTCGACTGGGCGCAGGCCGAAAAAACCGTGATGGAGGCCTATGAGGCCTTTGATCCGCGCATGGGGGAGCTGGCCGCGCCGTTTTTCTCCAAGGGCTGGATTGATGCGGGCGTCAAACCCGGCAAGGCTCCCGGTGCCTTTGCCCACCCCACCGTCACCGATGTGCACCCCTATGTGATGCTGAACTATCTGGGCAAGCCACGGGACGTGATGACCCTGGCCCATGAGCTGGGCCATGGCGTGCATCAGGTTCTGGCCGCCCAACAGGGCGAGATGCTCTCCTCAACGCCGCTGACCCTGGCCGAAACCGCCAGTGTATTTGGCGAGATGCTCACCTTCCGCAAAATGCTGGACGGGGCAGAAACCAAAGAGCAGCGCAAGATCCTGCTGGCCGGCAAGGTCGAGGACATGATCAACACCGTGGTGCGCCAGATTGCCTTTTATGACTTTGAATGCAAACTGCATGCGGCCCGCGCTGACGGCGAACTCACCCCGGATGACATCAACGCCCTGTGGATGTCGGTGCAGGCCGAATCCTTGGGTGAAGCCTTTGATTTCATGGAGGGCTACGAGACCTTCTGGTGCTATGTGCCGCATTTTGTGCATTCGCCCTTCTATGTCTATGCCTATGCCTTTGGCGACGGCTTGGTGAACGCGCTGTATTCGGTCTATGCTGAGGGTGGCGAGGGCTTTGAGGACAAGTACTTTGACATGCTCAAGGCCGGTGGCTCCAAGCATCACAAAGAGCTGCTTGCCCCCTTTGGTCTTGATGCCTCGGACCCCAAGTTCTGGGACAAGGGCCTGTCGATGATTTCTGGCATGATTGATGAGCTGGAAGCCATGGAGGACTAA
- a CDS encoding MmcB family DNA repair protein — translation MKPTVQTNKTLSNDAHPVRLQPGQRLARGVSRHLRALGFAALEEFVPVRGLRVDVLGLGPKGELWVIECKSSRADFQSDTKWQGYLDWCDRYFWAVDTDFPVDLLPESTGIIIADDYDAEVVRMAPEVKLAPARRKKLIQKFAMDAARRLHSLRDPRPGRDGLFFSDPTKDG, via the coding sequence ATGAAGCCCACTGTTCAAACCAATAAGACCCTTTCCAATGATGCACATCCTGTGCGGTTGCAGCCGGGACAGCGGCTGGCCCGTGGGGTGTCGCGCCATTTGCGCGCGCTTGGCTTTGCCGCGCTGGAAGAATTTGTACCGGTGCGGGGGCTGCGGGTGGATGTGCTGGGGCTCGGCCCCAAGGGGGAGCTTTGGGTGATTGAGTGCAAATCCAGCCGGGCGGATTTTCAGTCGGATACCAAGTGGCAGGGCTATCTGGACTGGTGTGATCGCTATTTCTGGGCTGTGGATACGGATTTCCCGGTGGATCTGCTGCCCGAGAGCACCGGGATCATTATCGCAGATGACTACGACGCCGAGGTGGTCCGCATGGCGCCAGAGGTGAAACTGGCGCCAGCCCGGCGCAAAAAGCTGATCCAGAAATTTGCTATGGATGCCGCCAGGCGCCTGCACTCCCTGCGCGACCCTCGCCCCGGTCGGGATGGCTTGTTTTTTAGTGACCCCACCAAAGACGGCTGA
- a CDS encoding tetratricopeptide repeat protein: MIVNHLNLKAIVAATLLTVTISMPFAIAAGESSAESDLLDQLVSADAASARGVDRELQALWRKSGSAAMDLLLSRAVEAMTKGDFPAAIEHLTALTDHAPDFARGWYERARAYHAMGAYGPSVADLERALALNPNDYNAIYALGTVFEQFRDPKRAYEAYLRAKAIHPHHEEVLSALERLRPEVAGKDL, translated from the coding sequence ATGATCGTAAATCACTTGAACCTCAAAGCTATCGTGGCGGCAACGCTGCTTACAGTCACGATTTCCATGCCTTTTGCAATCGCTGCGGGCGAAAGTTCAGCGGAATCTGACCTGTTGGATCAGCTGGTTTCCGCTGATGCCGCAAGCGCGCGGGGGGTCGATCGGGAGTTGCAGGCGCTCTGGCGTAAAAGCGGCTCTGCGGCGATGGACCTTTTGTTGTCGCGCGCTGTTGAGGCCATGACCAAAGGTGATTTTCCAGCGGCGATTGAACATCTTACGGCGCTGACGGATCACGCGCCGGATTTTGCCCGTGGTTGGTATGAACGGGCCCGCGCCTATCACGCAATGGGGGCCTATGGGCCTTCGGTTGCGGATCTCGAACGGGCTTTGGCGCTGAACCCAAATGATTACAATGCGATCTATGCCTTGGGGACGGTGTTTGAACAGTTCCGCGACCCCAAACGCGCCTATGAGGCCTATTTGCGTGCCAAGGCTATACATCCCCACCACGAAGAAGTACTCAGCGCGCTGGAGCGTCTGCGGCCCGAGGTTGCAGGCAAGGATCTTTAA
- a CDS encoding DUF6324 family protein, translating to MGINSERDVEANMQIGPTDQGMVRLFIEAEGVEIPMDFDPEEAEEIADELRAAAQAARLVAG from the coding sequence ATGGGTATCAATAGCGAACGCGACGTCGAAGCAAACATGCAAATCGGCCCCACCGATCAGGGCATGGTGCGTCTGTTCATCGAAGCCGAGGGTGTCGAAATTCCAATGGATTTTGATCCCGAGGAAGCCGAAGAAATCGCAGATGAGCTGCGCGCTGCAGCCCAGGCTGCCCGCCTCGTTGCAGGCTAA
- a CDS encoding GNAT family N-acetyltransferase, which translates to MALELRPIPARDYDLVRHIAVAPDQVLFSGTIAQAFNTAEDGVDFHAIFFQGAAVGFFKIDRAYGLAQGLELGLRGFMIDHRHQQKRYATRALQVMPDYLRHHYPNHTGLVLTVDLHNPTAISLYRKTGFTQAQDMHFGGLFGLQLVMRMVLPGAERLDLGERRAQ; encoded by the coding sequence ATGGCGCTGGAGCTGCGCCCAATCCCCGCGCGCGACTATGATCTTGTGCGCCACATCGCCGTGGCGCCGGATCAGGTCCTGTTTTCGGGCACCATAGCGCAGGCTTTCAATACCGCTGAGGATGGCGTGGATTTCCACGCCATCTTTTTTCAGGGTGCTGCTGTTGGGTTTTTCAAAATTGACCGGGCCTATGGCCTCGCCCAGGGGCTCGAGCTGGGGCTGCGGGGGTTTATGATTGACCACCGCCACCAGCAAAAGCGCTACGCCACGCGGGCCTTGCAGGTCATGCCCGACTATCTGCGCCACCATTATCCAAATCACACCGGCCTGGTTCTGACCGTGGATTTGCACAATCCCACAGCCATCAGCCTCTATCGCAAGACCGGCTTTACCCAGGCCCAAGACATGCACTTTGGCGGGTTGTTTGGCCTGCAACTGGTGATGCGTATGGTCCTGCCCGGGGCAGAGCGTTTGGATTTAGGGGAAAGGCGAGCACAATGA
- a CDS encoding DUF6476 family protein, with amino-acid sequence MTDPSKPEIQDEPPQLKFLRRLVTTLTVVMIGGLVLVVSLLVIRLSADSPTLPSKITLPAGTTAQAVTFGSGWIAVVTTDDQILILDPDSQAVRQTIDIE; translated from the coding sequence ATGACTGATCCTTCCAAGCCTGAAATCCAAGACGAACCGCCGCAGCTGAAATTCCTGCGTCGACTGGTGACCACATTGACCGTGGTGATGATTGGCGGGCTTGTACTGGTTGTCAGCCTGCTTGTCATCCGCTTGTCTGCAGATAGCCCCACCCTGCCCAGCAAAATCACCCTGCCCGCCGGCACCACAGCCCAGGCGGTGACTTTTGGATCCGGCTGGATTGCGGTGGTGACCACGGACGATCAAATCCTGATTCTGGACCCTGACAGCCAGGCAGTTCGCCAGACGATAGACATCGAATAG
- a CDS encoding GNAT family N-acetyltransferase: MAKATLRRFEPSDCQWLVARHQDLYARDEGFDDSFGPLVAEILQNFCEAHDPQCERGWIAHRGAERLGSVFCVRQSETTAKLRLFLLTPEARGQGLGKELLHQCMWFARSAGYRDMQLWTHESHQAACALYAAFGWQLIDSKPVHSFGQDLIEQSWEVVL, from the coding sequence ATGGCAAAAGCAACATTACGGCGATTCGAACCGTCAGATTGTCAATGGCTGGTAGCACGCCACCAGGATCTCTACGCGCGCGATGAAGGATTCGACGACAGCTTTGGCCCGCTGGTCGCCGAGATTTTACAGAATTTTTGCGAAGCGCATGACCCGCAGTGCGAAAGAGGCTGGATTGCCCATCGCGGCGCGGAACGCCTGGGGTCGGTCTTTTGTGTGCGCCAGAGTGAAACAACCGCAAAACTGCGGCTGTTTCTACTCACCCCCGAGGCGCGCGGGCAGGGTTTGGGAAAAGAACTGCTGCACCAATGCATGTGGTTTGCCCGCAGTGCCGGATACCGCGATATGCAGCTTTGGACCCATGAAAGCCACCAGGCCGCCTGCGCGCTTTATGCGGCGTTTGGCTGGCAGCTGATTGACAGCAAGCCGGTTCACTCCTTTGGGCAGGATTTGATCGAACAAAGCTGGGAAGTTGTGTTATAA
- a CDS encoding RluA family pseudouridine synthase, whose amino-acid sequence MGSRQIEFIIAEDPPKRLDKAVSRDVPAEAALSRTRLARLIEAGSLTMDGAVVRDAKARVVEGALISITVEEAEDSHIGPEDIALDVIFEDDDLIVINKPAGMVVHPAPGTPSGTLVNALLHHCGENLSGVGGVKRPGIVHRIDKETSGLLVVAKSDVAHQGLARQFEKHTVERYYRAICYGVPDANDPRLRGVKGTSFEPGNILKLTTQLARHKFDRQRQAVLFQGGRHAVTRARIVAPFGQPPVAALIECWLETGRTHQIRVHMAHAGHGLVGDPTYGGKRKLAAKSLAPAAIAAVQSFPRQALHAAVLGFVHPVSGAEMRFEAPLPQDMSDLIEALRLPPVAG is encoded by the coding sequence ATGGGCAGCCGCCAGATTGAGTTTATCATCGCGGAAGACCCGCCTAAAAGGCTTGATAAAGCGGTTTCGCGCGATGTGCCAGCCGAAGCTGCATTGTCACGTACACGGCTCGCCCGATTGATCGAGGCAGGCAGCCTGACAATGGATGGCGCTGTGGTGCGCGACGCCAAGGCCCGGGTGGTTGAAGGGGCGCTGATCTCCATCACCGTGGAGGAGGCCGAGGATAGTCACATCGGTCCCGAAGATATTGCCCTGGATGTGATCTTTGAGGATGACGATCTGATCGTGATCAATAAACCTGCGGGTATGGTGGTGCATCCGGCACCAGGGACACCATCGGGTACTCTGGTCAACGCCCTGCTGCATCACTGCGGCGAAAACCTCTCTGGTGTGGGCGGGGTCAAGCGCCCCGGCATTGTGCACCGTATCGACAAAGAGACTTCCGGGCTTTTGGTGGTGGCGAAATCGGATGTGGCCCATCAGGGGCTGGCACGGCAGTTTGAGAAACACACGGTGGAGCGCTATTACCGGGCCATTTGCTATGGGGTGCCTGATGCCAATGATCCGCGACTGCGGGGGGTAAAGGGCACCAGTTTTGAACCGGGCAACATTCTGAAACTGACAACACAACTGGCGCGGCACAAATTTGACCGCCAACGTCAGGCCGTGTTGTTCCAGGGCGGGCGCCATGCGGTGACCCGTGCCCGCATTGTCGCGCCCTTTGGCCAGCCGCCGGTGGCTGCCCTGATCGAATGCTGGCTGGAAACGGGGCGCACCCATCAGATCCGGGTCCATATGGCCCATGCGGGCCATGGCCTGGTTGGCGATCCGACCTATGGCGGCAAACGCAAACTTGCCGCCAAATCCCTGGCCCCAGCGGCGATTGCCGCTGTGCAGAGTTTTCCCCGGCAGGCCCTGCATGCGGCGGTCCTGGGTTTTGTGCACCCGGTCAGCGGCGCGGAGATGCGGTTTGAAGCGCCGCTTCCCCAGGACATGAGCGATCTGATCGAGGCGCTGCGTCTGCCCCCTGTCGCGGGCTGA